The Panicum hallii strain FIL2 chromosome 9, PHallii_v3.1, whole genome shotgun sequence genome has a window encoding:
- the LOC112877915 gene encoding uncharacterized protein LOC112877915, with protein MAPAKLATGLAVAVVACAFAFASTSTATVAAQSCAEQIKYFTNCLARDEIRQQCCVVVENTSCLCQLKRAVAVPCIPHRRHGHRCPVNVVPPAVQMAELQRLPCFKGLKCLRA; from the coding sequence ATGGCTCCCGCCAAGCTCGCCaccggcctcgccgtcgccgtcgtagCCTGCGCCTTCGCCTTCGCCTCCACCTCCACGGCCACCGTCGCGGCGCAGAGCTGCGCGGAGCAGATCAAGTACTTCACCAACTGCCTGGCCCGCGACGAGATCCGCCAGCAGTGCTGCGTCGTGGTCGAGAACACCAGCTGCCTCTGCCAGCTGaagcgggcggtggcggtgcccTGCATCCCGCACCGCCGCCACGGGCACCGCTGCCCGGTGAACGTGGTTCCGCCGGCGGTGCAGATGGCCGAGCTGCAGCGCCTCCCGTGCTTCAAGGGCCTCAAGTGCTTGCGAGCTTAG